One genomic window of Ictalurus punctatus breed USDA103 unplaced genomic scaffold, Coco_2.0 Super-Scaffold_100068, whole genome shotgun sequence includes the following:
- the LOC128630849 gene encoding histone H3-like isoform X1: MQPGLSAVSLSLSLSLSLSLTHTHTHTHTHTRWNSIAELDAMARTKQSVRESTGGKAPRKQLATKAARKSAPATGGVKKPHRYRPGTVALREIRRYQKSTELFIRKLPFQRLVREIAQDFKPDLRFQSSAVMALLEASEAYLGCQFEDTNLCAIHAKRVTIMPKDIQLARRIRGERA; this comes from the exons ATGCAACCAGGTCTGtctgcagtctctctctctctctctctctctctctctctctctctcacacacacacacacacacacacacacacacacacgctggaaTTCGATAGCag AGCTCGACGCTATGGCAAGAACCAAGCAGTCCGTCCGTGAGTCCACCGGTGGCAAGGCACCAAGGAAGCAGCTCGCCACTAAGGCTGCCCGCAAGAGCGCGCCGGCTACCGGCGGCGTGAAGAAGCCTCATCGTTACAGGCCTGGCACCGTGGCTCTGAGGGAGATCCGCCGTTATCAGAAGTCTACTGAGCTGTTCATCCGCAAGCTGCCCTTCCAGCGCCTGGTGAGAGAAATCGCTCAGGACTTCAAGCCCGACTTGCGTTTCCAGAGCTCGGCCGTCATGGCCCTGCTGGAGGCGAGCGAGGCATATCTGGGGTGTCAGTTCGAGGACACCAACCTGTGCGCTATCCacgccaagagagtgaccatcatgcccaaggatattcagctggcccgccgtattcgcggagaacgcgcttaa
- the LOC128630849 gene encoding histone H3-like isoform X2 yields MARTKQSVRESTGGKAPRKQLATKAARKSAPATGGVKKPHRYRPGTVALREIRRYQKSTELFIRKLPFQRLVREIAQDFKPDLRFQSSAVMALLEASEAYLGCQFEDTNLCAIHAKRVTIMPKDIQLARRIRGERA; encoded by the coding sequence ATGGCAAGAACCAAGCAGTCCGTCCGTGAGTCCACCGGTGGCAAGGCACCAAGGAAGCAGCTCGCCACTAAGGCTGCCCGCAAGAGCGCGCCGGCTACCGGCGGCGTGAAGAAGCCTCATCGTTACAGGCCTGGCACCGTGGCTCTGAGGGAGATCCGCCGTTATCAGAAGTCTACTGAGCTGTTCATCCGCAAGCTGCCCTTCCAGCGCCTGGTGAGAGAAATCGCTCAGGACTTCAAGCCCGACTTGCGTTTCCAGAGCTCGGCCGTCATGGCCCTGCTGGAGGCGAGCGAGGCATATCTGGGGTGTCAGTTCGAGGACACCAACCTGTGCGCTATCCacgccaagagagtgaccatcatgcccaaggatattcagctggcccgccgtattcgcggagaacgcgcttaa